Proteins encoded together in one Prevotella scopos JCM 17725 window:
- a CDS encoding S24 family peptidase has translation MCKILSRIEELSKHEGITIGALEKKIGASKGVLSRAIAKGTDIQAKWIESLVENYPQYSAEWLLTGKGGMLKTALQEVMVVEPVRSESPNKGAPYYDVDFLGGFDFTFNDQTINPEYNIDFKPFNKQGVSWVNITGHSMEPRINHGDIIAIKECRLEDVQYGEIYAVVLDTIRTVKILRKSNNPDRMRYVPINEDNYDEQEYDNSRILRIFEVLGNVSRFI, from the coding sequence ATGTGTAAAATTTTATCAAGAATAGAGGAATTATCCAAGCATGAGGGGATAACTATCGGTGCTTTGGAGAAAAAAATAGGTGCCAGTAAAGGTGTCTTATCACGTGCTATAGCTAAGGGTACAGACATACAAGCTAAATGGATAGAATCTCTTGTTGAAAATTATCCCCAATACTCTGCGGAATGGCTCTTAACAGGCAAGGGAGGCATGCTCAAAACAGCATTGCAGGAAGTAATGGTAGTAGAACCAGTCCGCTCAGAATCCCCTAATAAAGGCGCACCTTACTATGATGTGGATTTCCTCGGAGGCTTCGACTTCACATTTAACGATCAGACTATCAACCCTGAATACAACATTGACTTCAAACCGTTCAATAAGCAGGGAGTTAGCTGGGTGAATATCACAGGGCATTCTATGGAGCCCAGGATTAATCACGGAGATATCATTGCAATTAAGGAATGTAGACTTGAGGACGTGCAATATGGCGAGATATATGCTGTCGTACTTGACACCATACGTACCGTTAAGATACTTCGTAAATCCAATAATCCAGATAGGATGCGCTATGTACCTATCAACGAGGATAACTACGACGAGCAGGAATACGACAATTCACGTATCCTCCGTATCTTCGAGGTGCTTGGTAACGTAAGTAGATTCATTTAA
- a CDS encoding DDE-type integrase/transposase/recombinase, protein MEYFNKILCVTYAELTGGSDAVIKAATLRQNMSRGNIVSVHRGGGEGGQALYAWSSIPQKYKARYMERYGDPEQRMKEAMMRDRIKLDSEAREFFENFTYEKNGKQEHLTEKLIEEYTINASVLKELLKMMAQRRAIRQSLNGSTAGAWEVIYQSSETMRKEYQHTLPQNEARLKAKIKAFKADGYKSLISGKVGNKNTQKITDEFGQLLIALKRCRVPVYTDAQLFEEANRQAEANGWKPLKSLSGMKRWLNSAAIMQLWYDAVHGEQAARQKFGRKHRTALPTKRDALWYGDGTKLNLYYKDDTGKVRTTQVYVVIDAMSEVMLGWHISDSEDYEAQYLAYRMAIQTSKHKPYEIVHDNQGGHKKLDADGLFKKLCHVHRTTQPYNGESKTIEAVFGRFQQQVLHKDWRFTGQNITAKKMSSRPNLEFIEENKDSLYTLEELKDAYAKATKEWNEMAHPAYGKSRQEAYDSSVNEETQQVTAHDMVDMFWVTAKRMSTFTDQGINVTIKKEKRQYEVMSEPGMPDHEWRRQHTYERFVVKYDPYDFGSIRLYKKEADGSLRFERVAEPYVVIHRAIQEQTEGEAAFIRQEQAANTTDRIERTVAGREIEKAHGVMPEQHGLRSPKPKGMTAAERRQIERRTGIYSKSPEEYKIGRKTKQVSLEDWANVETAVVDMASVAGKL, encoded by the coding sequence ATGGAATACTTCAACAAGATATTGTGCGTAACCTACGCGGAACTGACTGGAGGTAGTGATGCAGTTATTAAAGCTGCTACATTACGTCAGAACATGAGCCGTGGAAATATTGTCAGCGTACACCGTGGAGGTGGCGAGGGCGGTCAGGCACTCTACGCATGGAGTTCCATTCCTCAGAAATACAAGGCTCGGTATATGGAACGATACGGTGATCCAGAGCAGCGAATGAAGGAAGCGATGATGCGTGACCGCATCAAGCTGGACAGTGAGGCACGTGAGTTCTTTGAAAACTTCACTTACGAGAAGAACGGCAAGCAGGAACATCTTACAGAGAAGCTCATTGAAGAGTACACCATTAATGCGAGTGTTCTGAAAGAGCTGTTGAAGATGATGGCACAGCGTAGAGCTATTCGTCAGAGTTTGAACGGCAGCACTGCAGGAGCTTGGGAGGTAATCTATCAGAGTTCTGAAACTATGCGCAAAGAGTATCAGCACACCCTTCCACAGAATGAAGCACGACTGAAAGCAAAGATTAAGGCTTTCAAGGCAGATGGCTACAAGAGCCTTATCAGCGGTAAGGTCGGAAATAAGAACACACAGAAGATAACAGACGAGTTCGGACAGCTACTCATCGCACTGAAACGTTGCAGGGTTCCTGTCTACACCGATGCGCAGCTCTTTGAAGAGGCAAACCGCCAGGCGGAAGCAAACGGCTGGAAGCCACTGAAAAGCCTTAGCGGTATGAAACGTTGGCTGAACAGTGCTGCGATAATGCAACTATGGTACGATGCTGTGCATGGTGAGCAGGCAGCACGACAGAAGTTCGGACGTAAGCACCGTACGGCATTGCCAACGAAGCGTGATGCGCTGTGGTATGGTGACGGCACGAAGCTGAACCTATATTATAAGGATGATACTGGTAAGGTACGCACCACGCAGGTCTATGTCGTCATTGATGCGATGAGTGAGGTGATGCTTGGCTGGCACATTAGCGATAGTGAGGATTACGAGGCGCAATATCTCGCTTACCGTATGGCAATTCAGACCAGCAAGCACAAGCCTTACGAGATTGTTCACGACAACCAAGGCGGACATAAAAAACTTGATGCCGACGGACTGTTTAAGAAGCTTTGCCACGTGCATAGGACCACGCAACCTTATAACGGCGAATCAAAGACCATTGAGGCGGTGTTCGGTCGGTTCCAACAACAAGTGCTGCATAAGGATTGGCGTTTCACAGGTCAGAACATTACGGCAAAGAAGATGTCGAGCCGTCCGAACCTTGAATTTATTGAGGAAAACAAGGACTCACTCTATACGCTTGAGGAACTGAAAGATGCTTACGCAAAGGCTACTAAGGAGTGGAACGAAATGGCGCACCCTGCATACGGCAAGAGTCGTCAGGAAGCCTACGACAGCAGCGTGAATGAGGAAACGCAGCAGGTTACGGCACACGATATGGTGGATATGTTCTGGGTAACGGCTAAGCGTATGAGTACCTTCACCGATCAAGGTATCAATGTTACTATTAAGAAAGAGAAGCGACAATACGAAGTGATGAGCGAACCTGGTATGCCAGACCACGAGTGGCGCAGGCAGCACACTTACGAGCGGTTCGTTGTTAAGTATGATCCTTACGACTTCGGAAGCATTCGCCTCTATAAGAAAGAGGCTGACGGCAGTCTGCGATTTGAACGAGTAGCAGAGCCTTACGTTGTGATACATCGTGCGATACAAGAGCAGACAGAAGGCGAGGCTGCATTCATCAGACAGGAACAGGCTGCGAATACCACTGACCGCATTGAGCGTACCGTTGCAGGACGTGAGATTGAAAAGGCTCACGGCGTAATGCCAGAGCAGCACGGATTACGTAGTCCAAAGCCTAAGGGAATGACAGCAGCCGAGCGCAGACAGATAGAACGTCGTACAGGCATCTATAGCAAGTCGCCAGAAGAGTATAAGATAGGACGAAAGACGAAGCAAGTAAGCCTTGAAGACTGGGCGAATGTTGAGACGGCTGTGGTTGATATGGCTTCGGTAGCTGGGAAATTATAA
- a CDS encoding AAA family ATPase: protein MKLTKNEKGQIQESLKQYVSKYPSQNKAAQSLTGTSSATVSSILQGKWENISDDMWRNLASQLGTSAGTDWQVVETKAYQEMVFAMNDAQTVKNVTWVVGEAGCGKTTTAKLYASEHGEVFYILCSEDMKKSDFIREIARRIGQKTEGYSIRELLDRIIDDLIQMKAPLLLFDEADKLPERVFHYFIDLYNRLEDKCGIVFFSTSYIKRRMTMGLRYNKCGYNEIHSRIGRKFFELERTGAHDVYAVCMANGVTDKARISEVVRDSEEYEFDLRRVKKSIHRVKLMAKASPSPSEGKGAQTVVKQCLSTKRNSNHKAKCDE, encoded by the coding sequence ATGAAACTAACAAAGAACGAAAAAGGACAGATACAGGAGAGCTTGAAACAATATGTCAGCAAGTATCCAAGTCAGAACAAGGCTGCACAGAGCCTCACAGGAACAAGTAGCGCAACTGTGAGCAGCATTCTGCAGGGCAAGTGGGAAAACATCAGTGACGATATGTGGCGCAACCTTGCATCGCAGCTTGGCACAAGTGCAGGTACAGACTGGCAGGTTGTGGAAACGAAAGCCTATCAGGAAATGGTATTCGCTATGAACGATGCCCAGACAGTCAAGAATGTTACGTGGGTAGTTGGTGAAGCAGGCTGCGGAAAGACTACCACAGCCAAGCTATATGCAAGTGAGCATGGCGAGGTGTTTTATATTCTCTGCTCCGAGGATATGAAGAAGAGCGATTTCATTCGTGAGATAGCACGGCGTATCGGTCAGAAGACAGAAGGTTACAGCATCAGAGAGCTACTCGATCGCATCATTGATGACCTCATTCAGATGAAAGCACCGCTGCTTCTTTTTGACGAGGCGGACAAATTACCAGAGCGTGTATTTCATTACTTCATCGACTTGTATAACAGATTAGAGGATAAGTGTGGTATCGTCTTCTTCTCAACAAGCTATATCAAGCGTCGTATGACGATGGGACTGCGTTACAACAAGTGTGGATATAACGAGATACACTCACGTATCGGTCGCAAGTTCTTTGAGCTGGAGAGGACTGGTGCTCACGATGTCTATGCGGTTTGCATGGCAAATGGCGTGACGGACAAAGCACGCATATCAGAAGTGGTGAGAGATTCTGAAGAATACGAGTTTGACCTAAGACGTGTGAAGAAGAGTATTCATAGAGTGAAGTTAATGGCTAAAGCCTCTCCCAGCCCCTCCGAAGGGAAGGGAGCTCAAACAGTGGTAAAACAGTGTTTGAGTACCAAACGAAATTCAAACCATAAAGCTAAATGTGATGAATAG
- a CDS encoding IS256 family transposase, variant Zn-binding type codes for MCFYCGSKLTIKRGHLNGSQRWYCKCCKRSFVGHNRLTNTIVNNRYSKGNLTVKDLSEEYGVSTRTIYRKLTKSYKEELPNLLVRPVVVLMDATYWGRNFGVVIMKDSLSGDVLWFKFINRHERLEDYKEGISYLESLGYTIQGLVCDGFKGLRQAFPNYKFQLCQFHQVMTIKTKLTSRPKLEASKELLELSKMLCHTDKESFIGALKEWYTKWEDFLKERTTTEDGKSHYTHKALRSAFLSLKRNMSSLWTYYDYPELKMPNTNNAIESLNADLKTKLNLHKGISMERRKIFIQDFIKSHSPKK; via the coding sequence ATCTGCTTTTATTGTGGCTCAAAATTGACTATAAAACGTGGTCATCTTAATGGTAGTCAACGTTGGTATTGTAAGTGCTGTAAGAGGAGCTTTGTTGGACATAATCGCCTTACCAATACCATTGTCAATAATCGTTATTCCAAGGGTAATCTAACAGTCAAAGATCTATCAGAGGAGTACGGAGTTTCAACCAGGACAATTTATAGAAAACTCACCAAATCTTATAAAGAAGAACTTCCCAACCTTCTTGTTCGCCCTGTAGTGGTTTTAATGGATGCCACCTATTGGGGACGTAATTTTGGTGTCGTTATCATGAAGGATTCATTGTCTGGTGATGTACTTTGGTTTAAGTTTATCAATAGGCATGAACGTCTTGAAGACTATAAGGAGGGCATAAGCTACTTGGAGTCACTTGGGTATACCATTCAAGGGCTTGTATGCGATGGTTTTAAGGGACTTAGGCAAGCTTTTCCCAATTATAAATTCCAATTATGCCAGTTCCATCAAGTAATGACTATAAAGACAAAACTAACTTCAAGACCCAAGCTTGAGGCTTCAAAAGAACTGCTTGAATTATCCAAGATGTTATGTCATACGGACAAGGAGTCCTTTATTGGGGCTTTAAAGGAATGGTACACCAAGTGGGAGGATTTTCTTAAGGAACGGACAACAACAGAAGATGGAAAATCACATTATACTCATAAAGCTCTACGTAGTGCTTTTTTGAGCCTTAAAAGGAATATGTCGTCATTGTGGACATACTATGATTACCCTGAATTGAAGATGCCAAATACAAACAATGCCATTGAATCACTCAATGCAGATTTAAAGACAAAATTGAACCTACACAAGGGGATCAGTATGGAAAGAAGAAAGATCTTCATCCAAGACTTTATAAAGTCCCATTCTCCTAAGAAATAA
- a CDS encoding M64 family metallopeptidase produces the protein MRKFITLLFLAVMMTVTAQDFNSYFTDATLRLDYIFAGNAKHQTIAVDELCHIPRWYGKHERLADVPVEGNGQVIVCDHRTQKVIYRNSFSTLFQEWLTYDEAKKPSQKSFENVFLVPFPKDSVDITVELRNNRREVTVSMTHLVDPRDILIRRIGEHAVTPYETLQKAADTTRCIHIAFIAEGYTDTEMPTFIKDCQTASEALFAHDPFKSLCQRFNVIAVKSPSAQSGTSEPSKGIWKNTALHSHFDTFYSDRYLTTLHLKKLHDWLAGTPYEHIIVLVNTEKYGGGGILNSYNLSMVRNPYFKPVVVHEFGHSFAGLGDEYAYDKEQINMYPTDVEPWESNLTTLVDFHGKWENLINKKTPVPTPQPADLDKPNARHDKWRVGAYEPAGYSQHGVYRAFPDCRMRTNMHPEFCPACNLGLTKLIKFYTGE, from the coding sequence ATGAGAAAATTTATCACTCTTCTGTTTTTAGCTGTCATGATGACAGTTACAGCGCAAGATTTCAACTCTTATTTTACAGATGCAACACTCCGTCTAGATTATATCTTTGCTGGTAATGCAAAACATCAGACTATTGCCGTAGATGAGTTATGTCATATTCCGCGGTGGTATGGTAAACATGAACGATTGGCTGACGTACCTGTAGAGGGTAACGGTCAGGTTATTGTTTGTGACCATCGTACACAAAAGGTTATCTATCGTAATTCGTTTTCTACTCTTTTTCAAGAATGGTTGACCTACGACGAAGCAAAGAAACCATCACAAAAGTCTTTTGAGAATGTGTTTTTGGTACCATTTCCGAAAGATTCCGTTGATATCACGGTCGAACTGAGAAATAACCGACGTGAAGTGACAGTATCTATGACACATCTTGTAGATCCACGAGACATTCTCATTCGTCGTATAGGTGAACATGCGGTGACGCCATACGAAACTTTACAAAAGGCTGCTGATACGACACGTTGTATTCATATTGCTTTTATAGCCGAAGGTTACACTGACACCGAGATGCCTACTTTTATAAAAGATTGTCAGACAGCTAGTGAAGCTCTTTTTGCTCATGACCCATTTAAGTCATTGTGTCAACGTTTTAATGTTATTGCAGTTAAGTCACCATCTGCTCAAAGTGGAACTTCTGAACCTTCAAAAGGAATTTGGAAAAATACGGCTCTGCATTCCCATTTTGACACTTTCTATAGTGACCGATATCTCACCACGTTGCATCTAAAGAAACTTCATGACTGGTTAGCTGGTACACCTTACGAGCATATCATCGTACTTGTAAACACTGAAAAATATGGTGGAGGTGGTATCTTAAACTCATATAATCTTTCAATGGTACGTAATCCTTACTTTAAACCAGTAGTTGTACATGAGTTTGGTCATTCTTTTGCTGGTCTTGGTGATGAATATGCTTATGATAAAGAGCAAATTAATATGTATCCTACAGATGTAGAACCATGGGAGTCTAATTTAACAACTTTGGTTGATTTCCATGGAAAGTGGGAGAATCTTATTAACAAGAAGACTCCTGTTCCTACTCCTCAACCAGCAGATCTTGATAAGCCTAATGCTCGTCATGATAAATGGAGAGTTGGCGCATATGAACCTGCAGGCTATTCACAGCATGGTGTTTATCGTGCTTTCCCTGATTGTCGTATGCGTACGAATATGCATCCAGAGTTCTGTCCTGCTTGTAATTTAGGTTTAACAAAACTGATAAAATTCTATACAGGGGAATAA